The genomic segment TTGTAGCTTTGCACTTGCTAAGCCACCATTATGAAATTGGTTTGCTTGAGAAGCAGAACGAGAGTAACTCTCTTCATTGCTGCGAAGGATCTGTGCATCAGCTAACTGGAAACGCTGACGAAGCAAATTTTCAGTTAATGTTTTCTCATTAATTTTTTCAACAGGCGTATTTTCACGTAAGTCATTAGATAGTAAAGACATCATTAAAGCAAAATCAGCTCGGCGACCCGCTTCCATTGCATGGTTTAGGTTTGAACCGAATTGAACTTCGTTGATTAACTCTGCTTTATCTAAAGTATGTACTTTCATGAATCAATTCCTCTTAATGATAAATACTTATCGGAAAGAAATTAAAATACTTTAGTGTTTTTAGGAAAATAATTGCCGTTTATTGAAATTATTTTAATATTAGGGCAATTACTTACCGCAGATGATTAGAGATAAAAAAGGCCAGTACGAATACTGACCTTTTGATTGGGAGTTAACCAGAATATACCAGTTAATTCTAATTTATTACTTAGCTAGGTTTTCTTCTACAAAAGACCAGTTTACAAGAGCCCAGAACGCAGCCATGTAGTCAGGACGTACGTTACGGAAATCGATGTAGTAAGCGTGTTCCCATAGGTCAACAGTTAGAAGCGGAGTAACCCCTTCTTCTGTTAGAGGAGTAGCTGCGTTAGAAGTGTTAACGATCTCTAGAGAGCCGTCAGCTTTTTTAACTAACCAAGTCCAAGAAGAACCAAAGTTGTTGATTGCAGAATCTGTGAATTTCGCTTTGAATTCTTCGAAAGAACCGAATGCAGCGTTGATAGCTTCTGCAACAGCGCCAGTTGGTTCGCCACCAGCTTGAGGAGCAAGACAGTTCCAGTAGAACGTGTGGTTCCAGATTTGCGCTGCGTTATTGAAAACGCCACCAGTAGAAGTTTTGATGATCTCTTCTAGAGTTTTGCCTTCAAATTCAGTACCTGGGATAAGACCGTTAAGCTTAACCACATAAGTATTGTGGTGTTTACCGTGGTGGTAATCTAAAGTCTCAGCTGAGATGTGTGGTAATAGTGCATCTTTTGCGAACGGTAGAGCTGGTAATTCAAATGACATTGCTCATGTCTCCATGTTGTAAGAGGTCTACGCCTCACTAAATTCCAAAAATATACACTCAATGGAGTGTAGAATTTATTCTGACTTCGATCTGATTCTAGCAAGTTTTGATTTTATTAAAAGAAAAAGTGGTGAATTTTCAATAAATAATACCACTACAAATATTAGGTATTTTTTTCTGGCTGCATAACAAGTAGAATGGATACAACTTAGTGTCGACCCATTAGAGGATACAATGGAAACTATCGATAAGATCAAGCAACAAATTGCTGAAAACCACATCATTCTATACATGAAAGGCTCACCTAAGCTTCCAAGCTGTGGTTTTTCATCTCAAGCATCTCAAGCGCTAATGAATTGCGGCGAGAAGTTTGCTTATGTAGATATCCTACAAAACCCAGATATTCGTGCTGAACTTCCAGCATACGCACAATGGCCTACTTTCCCACAACTTTGGGTTGAAGGTGAGTTAATTGGCGGTTGTGACATCATTCTTGAAATGTTCCAAAAAGGTGAGTTAAAGCCATTGGTTCAAGAAGCTGCAGAGCGTAATGCCCCTGCTGCTGAATAAGAATTTCAGTACAAAATAACAAAAAGCCACGTATTAATAAAATACGTGGCTTTTTCATGCGTCGTCAATAGGCTATCTAACTAAGTATATCGTTATGGTGGTATTAGCCGACCTCTTCAGTTGAACCTAATTCTATATTTTTGCTTTTTCAAATGCTTGGCTTTGTAGCTTAGCTAGGATAGAAGTTCCTTGCTGTAGTTTTGCTAGCCATTTCTCCTCAATGATTTTCTTTTCATCATCAAGTTTCATTTCACAATACACTAAATAAACAATATAAGCAGTTTCATAATCAGTGATATCTGCCAGTTGAATATCAGATATTAAACGGTTTGCTTCACCATAACGATTCATTTTTAGTTGCCACAAAGCAGACAATGCACGCTGAGCTGAGGTACAGGGAATACCTCGTAGTCGACCTTTTAATTTAGCACTCGCGCGCTGCCAAGCACTTTCTGGTGACCATTCTTGAAGTATTTCTTCTGAAGCTAAAAATAAATCACCCCAAGCAACCATCGCTCGTTTACCTGCAGAATCAAAGGCGGAGTGAGGAAGTAAATACGCGTATTTAGTTAATAAATCGAAGGTATCATATCTATCACCTTTAGCCAGTAATGACCAAGTGAGATGACTGAATCGTAAGTAAGAAAAGGGAGCGAGTTCAAACCCTT from the Aliivibrio wodanis genome contains:
- the sodB gene encoding superoxide dismutase, which produces MSFELPALPFAKDALLPHISAETLDYHHGKHHNTYVVKLNGLIPGTEFEGKTLEEIIKTSTGGVFNNAAQIWNHTFYWNCLAPQAGGEPTGAVAEAINAAFGSFEEFKAKFTDSAINNFGSSWTWLVKKADGSLEIVNTSNAATPLTEEGVTPLLTVDLWEHAYYIDFRNVRPDYMAAFWALVNWSFVEENLAK
- the grxD gene encoding glutaredoxin-4, translated to METIDKIKQQIAENHIILYMKGSPKLPSCGFSSQASQALMNCGEKFAYVDILQNPDIRAELPAYAQWPTFPQLWVEGELIGGCDIILEMFQKGELKPLVQEAAERNAPAAE